A region from the bacterium genome encodes:
- a CDS encoding SpoIIE family protein phosphatase: MNRLLRVYLILFGIVAITGILGWSWLDWIQVPATIGFVALTLYYAFRLTRRIFRKFLWRIRRKLILSYIFIGFIPILLLVVLTLLGFFIFMGQTTSEMFSSNLDGYLLRTKNQSEKLLHLTEFLGNDEGIDRWFAELKPEDKVWLSKAEVWLSVNGHTEVLQGDGSYDLPEWAVQKDFTGLVIRDGNPTLAAVHIDPDKTRVIQVLVPVNSRLLDVMSGHVDADIRYLRFSDESAKSEFNETIKSSTNQPIWPTWWDFPIWWLSFPDQVDWKTGEKMSVLDDDKKGKHLMKDEETGAIVLDAPSSSSKASMGAFVVSTHFSRVYRHIFSRSSTLQKFVYGLMFTVAIFFLIIELISVLSGFLLAKSITASVHNLFEGTERIKKGDFNYQIKVESPDQLGDLAHSFNSMTDSVKNLLKVQVEKERLSESLRIARQMQENLLPREIHSLGDIEISAMNIPAQEVCGDYYDILQQSEQQVGIIIADVSGKGPSAALYMAEVKGVILSLSQRTVMPRQLLMEANNILGPTLDSKNFITMTYAIFDEKNRTMKMSRAGHNPILHFTAPTGLVDVVQPAGIGLGLTRNGIFDRTLEEVERKLNSGDILVFYTDGLTEAMNSSNQLYGLSRLSQILLQNKDLGAEEIKSAIFRDLQFFLQNSAPQDDITLVLLKVR, encoded by the coding sequence ATGAATCGTCTGCTGAGAGTTTACTTGATTCTGTTTGGCATCGTTGCCATCACCGGGATTCTCGGCTGGAGCTGGCTTGACTGGATTCAGGTGCCGGCCACAATTGGTTTCGTTGCTCTCACGCTGTATTATGCGTTTCGTCTCACGCGCAGGATATTCCGGAAGTTTTTGTGGCGAATACGGCGCAAGCTGATTCTGTCCTACATCTTCATAGGCTTTATTCCGATCCTTCTTCTTGTTGTGTTAACGCTCCTGGGCTTTTTCATTTTTATGGGACAAACCACATCGGAAATGTTCAGCTCCAATCTGGATGGTTATCTACTGCGCACAAAGAATCAGAGTGAAAAACTGCTGCATCTGACGGAATTTCTTGGAAACGACGAAGGAATCGACCGCTGGTTTGCTGAGCTAAAACCGGAGGATAAGGTCTGGCTGTCAAAAGCGGAAGTCTGGTTGTCGGTCAATGGCCATACCGAAGTTCTTCAAGGGGATGGTTCTTACGATTTGCCGGAATGGGCAGTTCAGAAGGATTTTACCGGTCTGGTGATCCGCGATGGAAATCCTACCCTCGCGGCTGTTCACATTGATCCCGATAAGACACGCGTCATTCAGGTTCTCGTTCCTGTTAATTCGCGTTTGCTCGATGTAATGAGCGGTCATGTCGACGCGGATATTCGTTATCTTCGTTTTTCCGATGAAAGCGCGAAAAGCGAATTCAATGAGACGATCAAAAGTTCCACCAATCAACCAATCTGGCCGACCTGGTGGGATTTTCCCATCTGGTGGTTAAGTTTTCCGGATCAAGTCGACTGGAAAACCGGTGAGAAGATGAGCGTGTTGGACGACGATAAGAAGGGGAAACATCTGATGAAGGATGAGGAGACCGGCGCGATTGTTCTCGATGCGCCCTCGTCAAGTTCGAAAGCCTCGATGGGCGCTTTTGTAGTCAGCACTCATTTTTCCCGCGTATACCGGCATATTTTTTCGCGAAGTTCAACTTTGCAAAAATTCGTCTACGGATTGATGTTCACCGTGGCAATTTTCTTTCTAATCATCGAACTCATTTCCGTTCTGTCAGGATTCTTGCTTGCCAAGTCGATTACCGCTTCCGTTCACAATCTGTTCGAAGGAACAGAAAGGATCAAGAAAGGGGATTTTAACTATCAGATAAAAGTTGAATCGCCGGATCAATTGGGCGACCTGGCTCATTCCTTCAACAGCATGACCGACAGTGTGAAGAACCTGTTGAAGGTGCAGGTGGAAAAGGAAAGGCTTTCTGAATCTTTAAGAATCGCGCGACAGATGCAGGAAAACTTGCTGCCACGTGAAATCCACTCGCTGGGTGACATTGAAATTTCTGCGATGAACATTCCCGCGCAGGAAGTTTGCGGGGATTACTATGACATACTGCAACAAAGTGAACAGCAAGTTGGGATTATCATTGCGGATGTTTCAGGGAAAGGTCCAAGCGCGGCGCTTTACATGGCTGAAGTTAAAGGTGTGATTCTTAGCCTCAGCCAGCGTACCGTCATGCCTCGCCAGTTGTTGATGGAAGCCAATAATATCTTAGGTCCTACTCTCGATTCAAAAAATTTTATCACCATGACCTACGCCATATTTGATGAAAAAAACCGCACGATGAAAATGAGTCGTGCAGGCCATAATCCCATTTTGCACTTTACGGCTCCCACGGGACTGGTGGATGTGGTGCAGCCCGCCGGCATCGGTTTGGGTTTGACCAGAAATGGCATCTTTGACCGAACACTTGAGGAAGTGGAACGGAAACTGAATTCCGGCGATATCCTGGTCTTCTATACGGACGGCTTGACAGAGGCCATGAACTCCAGCAATCAACTTTACGGACTCTCCCGTCTCTCGCAGATTCTTTTGCAGAACAAAGATCTTGGCGCAGAAGAGATTAAAAGCGCCATATTCCGCGACCTGCAATTCTTCCTTCAAAACAGCGCCCCGCAGGATGACATTACACTCGTACTTTTGAAAGTACGGTAG
- a CDS encoding DUF1844 domain-containing protein, protein MDQENEKNGVRVEDRRFFDKDGNPIRQDERQSPQQPSAASEQKEKEETRTPHVKIDFASLVFLYVQTTLMHLGELEDSADHKVPQNLEAAQQMIDTLELLQEKTRGNLTPQEDQYLQGVLFDLRMRYVHKARKS, encoded by the coding sequence ATGGATCAAGAAAACGAAAAGAATGGGGTACGTGTAGAGGATCGCCGGTTCTTCGATAAGGACGGAAATCCGATCCGGCAGGATGAACGACAATCACCTCAACAACCCTCCGCAGCGTCAGAACAAAAGGAAAAAGAGGAGACTCGTACTCCACACGTGAAAATAGATTTTGCGTCACTGGTGTTCCTTTATGTGCAAACCACGCTAATGCACCTTGGGGAACTGGAAGACTCCGCTGATCACAAAGTGCCACAAAATCTCGAAGCTGCGCAGCAAATGATAGATACCTTGGAGCTATTGCAGGAAAAGACCCGGGGAAATCTAACTCCGCAAGAAGATCAATATTTGCAAGGAGTATTGTTTGATCTTCGCATGCGTTACGTTCATAAGGCCAGAAAGTCTTGA